A window of Solanum stenotomum isolate F172 chromosome 3, ASM1918654v1, whole genome shotgun sequence contains these coding sequences:
- the LOC125858621 gene encoding acylamino-acid-releasing enzyme-like, protein MTNILSPLAAIRTHSFVSVLLHSHRFPPFSSETRLLKQHKPISCRPFWLNKQSFSVFSKMDSVGASSPKEFPLGLDASLEEEYSSQSSLLQDFTSIPTIDKAWTFTSDGGSQGMFLMSQPNLLDNKKRRYILPCHISKESTNAVSFQWAAFPIEMSNVSMMIPSPSGSKLLVVRNPENDSPTKFEIWGPSLVEKEFYVPASAHGSVYSDGWFEGISWNSDETLIAYVAEEPAPSKPTFTTFGYKKDNSTDKDCGSWKGQGDWEEEWGETYAGKRQPALFIIDVNSGVVHPVEGIGKSLSVGQVVWAPSREGLEQYLVFVGWPSDNRKLGIKYCYNRPCALYAVKAPFSKVEVHQSGTNAANDVSPIKLTQSISSAFFPRFSPDGKLLIFLSARSSVDSWAHSATDSLHKIDWSFSGKPTPDVTIVEVVPIVMCPEDGCFPGLYCFSVLSRPWLSDGYTMILSSIWGSTQVIISVNVISGNISRISPGDSSFSWNMLALDGDNIIAVCSSPVDVPAIKYGSLTRKASVETSWSWLDISSPIARCSEKVTSLLSSRQFSIMRIPVRDISENLTKGASKPYEAIFVSSKTQSRNVCDPLIVVLHGGPHSVSLSSFSKSLAFLSSLGYSLLIVNYRGSLGFGEEAVQSLPGKIGSQDVNDVLAAIDHVIEKGLADPSKISVLGGSHGGFLTTHLIGQAPDKFAAAVARNPVCNLALMVGTSDIPDWCYAETFGEKGKTNFTEATSSEHLDAFYRKSPILHVSKVRTPTLFLLGAKDLRVPMSTGLQYARALKEKGGVEVKVIMFPEDTHALDRPQSDFESFLNIGVWFKKYCK, encoded by the exons ATGACTAATATACTTTCTCCCTTAGCAGCAATACGCACTCACTCCTTCGTCTCAGTTCTACTGCACTCTCATCGTTTTCCCCCATTTTCGTCTGAAACTCGACTTCTCAAGCAGCACAAGCCTATTTCCTGCAGACCCTTTTGGCTCaacaa ACAAAGTTTCTCAGTTTTCTCCAAAATGGATAGTGTGGGAGCCAGCTCTCCTAAAGAATTTCCTTTGGGTTTGGATGCGAGTTTAGAAGAAGAATACTCTTCTCAATCTAGTTTGCTCCAAGATTTCACTAGTATCCCCACCATTGACAAGGCATGGACTTTCACATCTGACGGTG GTTCCCAGGGTATGTTCTTGATGAGCCAACCAAATCTCCTAGACAACAAGAAGAGGAGATACATACTACCTTGTCATATTTCAAAAGAAAGCACAAATGCTGTAAGCTTTCAATGGGCTGCATTCCCTATTGAGATGTCCAATGTGTCTATGATGATTCCATCACCTTCAGGTTCAAAGCTTCTTGTAGTTAGAAATCCTGAAAATGATTCTCCGACCAAGTTTGAAATTTGGGGTCCATCTTTGGTGGAAAAGGAGTTTTATGTTCCTGCTTCTGCCCACGGCTCTGTATATTCAGATGGATG GTTTGAGGGAATATCATGGAACAGTGATGAAACTCTTATTGCTTATGTCGCTGAGGAGCCGGCTCCCTCGAAGCCTACATTTACTACTTTTGGTTATAAGAAAGATAATTCTACAGATAAGGACTGTGGGAGCTGGAAAGGTCAAGGGGACTGGGAAGAGGAGTGGGGGGAAACCTATGCTGGAAAAAGACAACCTGCTCTTTTCATTATTGATGTCAACAG TGGAGTAGTACATCCTGTTGAAGGAATCGGGAAGTCACTGAGTGTCGGACAAGTTGTATGGGCTCCATCCCGTGAAGGCCTTGAACAATATCTGGTTTTTGTCGGGTGGCCATCAGATAATAGAAAGTTGGGCATAAAATATTGCTATAACAGGCCTTGTGCCTTGTATGCTGTTAAAGCTCCATTTTCAAAGGTAGAGGTCCATCAATCTGG AACTAATGCAGCCAACGATGTATCTCCAATTAAGCTGACACAAAGCATAAGTAGTGCTTTCTTTCCTCGTTTCAG CCCGGATGGAAAATTGCTTATTTTTTTGTCTGCTAGAAGTTCAGTAGATTCTTGGGCACATTCTGCAACTGATTCACTTCATAAGATTGATTGGTCATTCAGCGGAAAGCCAACTCCAGATGTTACAATTGTTGAAGTG GTTCCTATTGTGATGTGTCCTGAAGATGGTTGCTTCCCTGGCCTTTACTGCTTTAGTGTTCTTAGTAGACCTTGGCTTTCCGATGGATATACTATGATTTTATCTTCTATCTGGGGCAGCACACAAGTAATAATTTCAGTAAATGTGATAAG tGGAAACATATCGCGGATCAGCCCTGGAGACTCTAGCTTCTCTTGGAATATGCTTGCACTAGATGGTGACAACATCATAGCTG TTTGTAGTAGTCCCGTTGATGTTCCTGCAATCAAGTATGGTTCCCTTACTCGTAAGGCCTCCGTGGAGACCTCATGGAGTTGGTTAGATATTTCAAGCCCCATAGCTAGATGCTCTGAAAAG GTTACATCTTTGCTGTCTTCGCGCCAATTTAGTATTATGAGGATTCCTGTCAGGGATATCTCTGAGAACCTTACTAAAG GTGCCAGCAAGCCATATGAGGCTATCTTTGTATCCTCCAAGACTCAGAGTCGTAACGTGTGTGATCCACTGATTGTAGTCCTTCATGGGGGTCCTCATTCTGTTTCATTGTCAAGCTTCTCAAAGTCCTTGGCTTTCCTTTCTTCACTTGGTTATAGCTTGTTGATTGTAAATTATAG AGGCTCCTTGGGTTTTGGGGAGGAAGCAGTACAATCTCTTCCTGGGAAAATTGGATCACAG GATGTTAATGATGTGCTTGCTGCTATAGATCATGTCATTGAAAAGGGACTTGCAGATCCATCTAAAATATCTGTGCTCGGCGGTTCCCATGGTGGATTTTTGACAACTCATTTGATTGGCCAG GCACCAGATAAGTTTGCAGCAGCAGTTGCAAGGAACCCTGTCTGCAACCTCGCTTTGATGGTCGGTACATCGGATATACCTGATTGGTGCTACGCAGAGACATTTGGAGAAAAGGGAAAAACAAATTTTACAGAGGCTACTTCATCTGAACACCTTGACGCCTTTTACAGAAAATCACCAATTTTACACGTCTCCAAG GTCAGAACTCCTACGCTTTTCTTGCTAGGTGCTAAGGACCTCCGTGTACCAATGTCTACTGGGTTGCAA TATGCACGCGCGTTGAAGGAGAAAGGAGGAGTGGAAGTTAAAGTGATCATGTTCCCTGAGGACACTCATGCACTTGATAG ACCACAATCTGATTTTGAAAGCTTTCTGAACATTGGAGTGTGGTTTAAGAAGTACTGCAAATAG